One Lycium barbarum isolate Lr01 chromosome 5, ASM1917538v2, whole genome shotgun sequence genomic window carries:
- the LOC132642372 gene encoding uncharacterized protein LOC132642372, with the protein MGRNGCHDPAPGCECDESTAYVAHLKSQRLLQFLMGLNESYSAIRSNILARKPTVTVNEAYAVATQKESQKELGMVDKNREPLTPFVRRTQDYKPRYGTPCRHCRYKGHPENRCCWLIGYPPDFKSKRKGNDAKGHNDFKPTTNGIKKAEASNSGGQKFGHHFASEEQYQELVNKIEKAVPGEYAANMAGSLQWQGDGDW; encoded by the exons CTGCTTATGTGGCTCATCTTAAATCACAAAGGTTGTTGCAATTTTTAATGGGATTGAATGAAAGCTATAGTGCAATCAGAAGCAACATTCTAGCCAGGAAGCCAACTGTAACAGTCAATGAGGCATATGCAGTTGCAACACAGAAGGAGAGTCAAAAGGAACTAGGTATGGTTGATAAGAATAGAGAACCTCTAACTCCCTTTGTAAGAAGGACTCAGGATTATAAACCTAGATATGGAACACCTTGTAGACATTGTAGATACAAAGGCCATCCTGAGAACAGATGTTGTTGGCTGATTGGTTATCCACCAGATTTCAAGAGCAAAAGGAAGGGAAATGATGCTAAAGGTCACAATGACTTCAAACCAACAACAAATGGTATCAAGAAAGCAGAAGCATCAAACAGTGGAGGACAGAAGTTTGGACATCACTTTGCTTCGGAAGAGCAATATCAGGAGTTGGTAAACAAAATAGAGAAGGCAGTACCAGGAGAATATGCTGCAAACATGGCAG GGTCTCTTCAATGGCAAGGTGATGGGGATTGGTAA